Proteins from a genomic interval of Equus quagga isolate Etosha38 chromosome 13, UCLA_HA_Equagga_1.0, whole genome shotgun sequence:
- the MLKL gene encoding mixed lineage kinase domain-like protein, whose amino-acid sequence MDKLGQIISLGQIIYKQCNEMKYCQKQCQRLGQRVNGLLQPLQMLQIEGGRSLPDKIINALDRFHAVLQEAQGRIHEFSNKPSILKFLTAGHEKILFSEVNERLRDVWEEFSLQLQVDQRILLSSIRQKASWQQEDQQDAEEDRKVFQNLESGDEIVEASLRKLEISMEETRRIVRQYLQKPMKEIPQDQIKEIKKEELSGWNGIPLTKGEFSTLYKGEYHKSPVAIKVFSKSQARSIGIVRHTFNNEIRTMKKFDSPNILRIFGICIDETVTPPQFSIVMEYCELGTLRELLDKDKDIIFALRIFLVLQAAKGLYRLHHSEASPELHRNISSTSFLVTDGYKVKLAGFELSKTQTSISRGTKGKEAERVISAAYISPEKLENVYRKYDIKAEIYSFGIVLWEIATGKVPFEGFDSKQIYQRVVMDRYQEPLGEDCPSQLQEIIDDCRSYEPSRRPSVKEILEKLSDFH is encoded by the exons ATGGATAAACTGGGGCAGATCATCTCCTTGGGCCAGATTATCTACAAACAGTGTAACGAGATGAAATACTGCCAGAAACAGTGCCAGCGTCTAGGGCAACGTGTCAATGGCCTGCTGCAGCCTCTGCAAATGCTCCAGATCGAAGGAGGGAGGAGCCTACCTGATAAGATAATCAATGCCCTGGACCGTTTCCATGctgtcctccaggaagcccagggGCGGATACATGAGTTCAGCAATAAACCCAGTATCTTGAAGTTTCTAACAGCAGGGCATGAGAAAATACTCTTCAGTGAAGTGAATGAAAGGCTGAGAGATGTCTGGGAAGAGTTCTCACTGCAACTTCAGGTGGATCAACGGATCCTTCTTTCAAGCATCAGACAAAAAGCGTCCTGGCAGCAGGAAGATCAGCAGGAtgcagaggaagacaggaaagtcTTCCAAAATCTGGAAAGTG GAGATGAAATTGTAGAAGCTTCATTGAGAAAATTGGAAATCAGCATGGAAGAAACCAGGAGAATCGTGAGGCAAT ACTTACAGAAACCCATGAAGGAGATCCCACAAGATCAAATCAAGGAGATTAAGAAAGAGGAGCTTTCAGGATGGAATGGGATCCCACTAACGAAAGGTGAATTCAGCACACTTTATAAAGGAGAATACCACAAATCTCCAGTGGCCATAAAAGTATTCAGCAAATCACAGGCCAGAAGCATTGG AATAGTGAGGCATACTTTCAATAATGAGATCAGAACCATGAAGAAATTTGATTCTCCCAACATCCTGCGTATATTTGGGATTTGCATTGATGAAACAG TGACCCCACCTCAATTCTCCATCGTCATGGAGTACTGTGAGCTCGGGACCCTGCGAGAACTGCTGGACAAGGACAAGGACATCATATTTGCTCTGCGCATCTTCCTGGTCCTGCAGGCAGCCAAAGGCTTGTACAG GTTGCACCATTCGGAAGCATCTCCAGAACTCCACAGAAACATCAGCAGCACAAGCTTCCTGGTAACTGATGGCTACAAAGTGAAG CTTGCAGGATTTGAGTTGAGCAAAACACAGACTTCCATCAGTCGAGGAACTAAgggaaaagaagcagagagagtcATTTCTGCAGCATACATCTCACCTGAGAAACTGGAAAATGTGTATCGTAAATATGACATAAAAGCTGAAATATACAG cTTTGGAATCGTCCTCTGGGAAATTGCCACTGGGAAGGTCCCTTTTGAAG GCTTTGATTCCAAGCAGATCTACCAGCGGGTGGTTATGGACCGGTACCAGGAGCCTCTGGGTGAAGACTGCCCTTCACAGTTGCAGGAGATTATTGATGACTGCCGGTCATATGAGCCCTCCAGGCGACCCTCTGTTAAAG AAATCTTGGAGAAACTGTCTGACTTTCACTAA